The Argopecten irradians isolate NY chromosome 4, Ai_NY, whole genome shotgun sequence genome has a window encoding:
- the LOC138322254 gene encoding IgGFc-binding protein-like gives MYVQSTLDRKDVRLTAGDNVTVCFLRNTQNEGIGDTIIFITSEVDDVLVTFLTTDNGALNQTVMTLPKKYTRHMVQFESAKLLVNTIENKGIMIASEEDIHVLGYNDVNKLSSDMFTPLTASQLGLIYASLTYCEGNGFCVLGIVAQLEPVSITVYLPAQFTSRVNFNGVRYKACDIIHIKLQPLQAVQLGTRSDFTGFVVSADSQVAVYAGAGKTSMLSSATRDHLTATLPPLMHWGLRELFLELRIP, from the exons ATGTATGTCCAGTCCACCCTTGATAGAAAAG ATGTCAGGCTGACGGCTGGTGATAATGTCACAGTCTGCTTTTTACGAAACACACAAAACGAAGGTATTGGAGACACAATAATCTTCATAACAAGTGAAGTGGATGATGTGCTGGTTACATTCCTGACGACAGATAATGGCGCTTTGAACCAAACTGTAATGACGCTACCCAAAAAATACACCCGTCATATGGTGCAGTTTGAGTCAGCGAAACTTTTAGTTAATACGATAGAGAACAAAGGAATTATGATTGCCTCTGAGGAAGACATCCATGTACTGGGATATAACGACGTAAACAAGCTCTCATCAGACATGTTCACGCCCTTAACAGCATCACAGCTTGGGCTTATTTATGCCTCTCTTACCTACTGTGAAGGGAATGGATTTTGCGTTCTTGGGATCGTTGCTCAACTTGAACCGGTCAGTATCACTGTTTATTTACCTGCTCAGTTTACTTCACGTGTCAATTTCAATGGGGTTCGCTACAAGGCATGCGATATCATCCACATCAAATTACAACCCTTACAGGCTGTTCAGCTGGGGACAAGGTCAGACTTTACTGGTTTCGTAGTTTCTGCCGACAGTCAAGTAGCTGTATACGCAGGGGCAGGGAAAACATCAATGCTTTCCAGTGCTACGCGGGATCATTTGACAGCCACATTACCACCTTTAATGCACTGGG GACTACGCGAATTATTCCTTGAGTTGCGAATTCCTTGA